In a single window of the Streptomyces sp. NBC_00094 genome:
- the sph gene encoding sphingomyelin phosphodiesterase, translating into MGVPLSFAALRRAPGAALSLALAAATLAAAAPAASGASATAAEAPRLKVLTYNTFLFSKALYPNWGQDHRAKAIPAAGFFQGQDVVVIQEAFDNSSSDALKANAAAQYPHQTPVMGRSKTGWDATSGAYSATTPEDGGVTILSKWPIVRKEQYVYKDACGADWYSNKGFVYTVLDVNGSRVHVVGTHAQSTDPGCSAGEAAQMRSRQFKAMDAFLDAKNIPANEQVIVAGDMNVDSRTSEYGTMLADAGLVGADARTGHPYSFDTELNSIASERYPDDPREDLDYVLYRAGNARPAGWTNHVVLEESAPWTVSSWGTRYTYTNLSDHYPVTGF; encoded by the coding sequence ATGGGAGTTCCCTTGTCCTTCGCCGCACTCCGTCGCGCCCCCGGCGCCGCCCTCTCGCTCGCGCTCGCCGCCGCCACCCTTGCGGCGGCCGCCCCGGCCGCGAGCGGCGCCTCCGCCACGGCCGCCGAGGCACCGCGCCTGAAGGTGCTCACGTACAACACGTTCCTCTTCTCCAAGGCGCTGTACCCGAACTGGGGCCAGGACCACCGGGCGAAGGCGATCCCCGCCGCCGGCTTCTTCCAGGGGCAGGACGTCGTCGTGATCCAGGAGGCCTTCGACAACTCCTCCTCCGACGCGCTCAAGGCGAACGCCGCCGCGCAGTACCCGCACCAGACCCCGGTCATGGGCCGCAGCAAGACCGGCTGGGACGCCACGAGCGGCGCCTACTCCGCGACCACGCCCGAGGACGGCGGGGTGACGATCCTCAGCAAGTGGCCGATCGTCCGCAAGGAGCAGTACGTCTACAAGGACGCCTGCGGCGCCGACTGGTACTCCAACAAGGGCTTCGTCTACACCGTCCTGGACGTGAACGGCAGCCGGGTGCACGTCGTCGGCACCCACGCCCAGTCCACCGACCCGGGCTGCTCGGCGGGCGAGGCGGCGCAGATGCGCAGCCGCCAGTTCAAGGCGATGGACGCGTTCCTCGACGCCAAGAACATCCCGGCGAACGAGCAGGTGATCGTCGCCGGCGACATGAACGTCGACTCGCGCACGTCCGAGTACGGCACGATGCTCGCCGACGCGGGCCTGGTCGGGGCCGACGCCCGCACGGGACACCCGTACTCCTTCGACACCGAGCTGAACTCGATCGCCTCCGAGCGCTACCCGGACGACCCGCGCGAGGACCTCGACTACGTCCTCTACCGGGCCGGGAACGCGCGCCCCGCCGGCTGGACCAACCACGTGGTCCTGGAGGAGAGCGCCCCGTGGACGGTCTCCAGCTGGGGCACGCGGTACACGTACACCAACCTCTCCGACCACTACCCCGTCACCGGGTTCTGA
- a CDS encoding macro domain-containing protein, producing MNGITYVQGDATAPLGEGVRIIAHVCNDAGGWGRGFVIAVTRRWPEPEKAFRQWHRDREGNDFGLGAAQFVRVEAEVWVANLVGQHGIRTVRNTAVPVRYGAIDAALGLLADKAAELGASVHMPRIGCGLAGGTWDEVEPLIVCRLVDRGIPVTVYDFDA from the coding sequence ATGAACGGGATCACGTACGTCCAGGGGGACGCGACCGCACCGCTCGGCGAGGGCGTCAGGATCATCGCTCACGTCTGCAACGACGCCGGGGGCTGGGGCAGGGGCTTCGTCATCGCGGTCACGCGCCGCTGGCCCGAGCCGGAGAAGGCCTTCCGGCAATGGCACCGTGATCGGGAGGGGAACGACTTCGGTCTCGGCGCGGCCCAGTTCGTCCGGGTCGAAGCCGAGGTGTGGGTGGCCAACCTGGTGGGCCAGCACGGCATACGCACCGTGCGGAACACGGCTGTGCCCGTGCGGTACGGGGCGATCGACGCCGCGCTCGGGCTGCTCGCCGACAAGGCGGCCGAGCTGGGGGCCTCCGTCCACATGCCGCGGATCGGCTGCGGGCTGGCGGGCGGTACCTGGGACGAGGTCGAGCCCCTGATCGTGTGCAGGCTCGTGGACCGGGGGATACCGGTCACGGTGTACGACTTCGACGCGTAA